One genomic window of Polyangium aurulentum includes the following:
- a CDS encoding Hsp20/alpha crystallin family protein translates to MSTETTMRKREDYAEALDQRPTMAPAVDIYENADEVLLVADLPGVEKDNIDIRLEKGELTIEAKRRKAPEGSALAAEFRNLDFRRAFLVPRGINPEGIAADMANGVLKVHLPKAAALKPRQIAVKAG, encoded by the coding sequence ATGAGCACCGAGACCACGATGCGCAAGCGTGAAGACTACGCCGAGGCCCTGGACCAGCGCCCGACGATGGCGCCCGCGGTGGACATCTACGAAAATGCCGACGAGGTGCTTCTCGTCGCCGATTTGCCGGGTGTCGAAAAGGACAACATCGATATCCGCCTGGAGAAGGGCGAGCTGACGATCGAGGCCAAGCGTCGCAAGGCGCCCGAGGGCAGCGCGCTCGCGGCCGAGTTCAGGAACCTCGATTTCCGGCGTGCGTTCCTCGTGCCGCGGGGCATCAACCCCGAGGGAATCGCGGCCGACATGGCCAACGGCGTGCTGAAGGTGCACCTGCCCAAGGCGGCGGCCTTGAAGCCTCGCCAGATTGCCGTGAAGGCCGGCTGA
- a CDS encoding Hsp20/alpha crystallin family protein, producing the protein MLTRFSDVDRSFAVMDELRRRMDRLFDEYDARGGRDGSPRGAWFDAFEGPWTSRTVATWPRLNVFDTGAALVLEAEVPGLKESDIKLEINQDVLSLSGERKQDAPEGYAVHRRERAPVKFSRSLGLPCKVDAERSTAALKDGILTVTLPKAPEARPRQISVKAG; encoded by the coding sequence ATGCTCACGCGTTTCAGCGACGTGGATAGGTCTTTTGCTGTGATGGATGAATTGCGCCGGCGCATGGACCGGCTGTTCGACGAATACGATGCTCGCGGCGGGCGAGACGGCTCCCCCCGCGGCGCCTGGTTCGACGCTTTCGAGGGGCCCTGGACGTCGAGGACGGTGGCCACCTGGCCGAGGCTCAATGTTTTCGACACGGGCGCCGCGCTCGTGCTCGAGGCGGAGGTGCCGGGGCTGAAGGAGTCGGACATCAAGCTCGAGATCAATCAAGACGTGCTCTCGCTGTCGGGCGAGCGCAAGCAGGACGCTCCGGAGGGCTATGCCGTGCACCGCCGGGAGCGGGCGCCGGTGAAGTTCTCGCGCAGCCTGGGCCTGCCGTGCAAGGTCGACGCGGAGAGATCGACGGCGGCGCTGAAGGACGGCATTCTCACGGTGACGCTGCCCAAGGCGCCCGAGGCGCGTCCGCGGCAGATCTCGGTCAAGGCTGGCTGA